The Coriobacteriia bacterium genome window below encodes:
- a CDS encoding dihydropteroate synthase: MPDIMMRLGRDLLIIDGAMGTMLQRAGIPAGECPELINVTAPEVISEIHRFYRLAGADCATTNTFGGSRPKLAEYGLGDRVAELNRAAVYLARKEGGAHILADVGPTGLVMEPLGSATFEEVFAAFAEQMTALAAENPDAIMLETFTDIAEVRCAVMAAKSVCDLPVFASCTFGASGRMDLSGTDPETAAVVLEAAGADAVGMNCGLGPEQMLPLVARMVASTRLPVFVQPNAGLPTLDASGATVFPGTPDEMAAAAVQFRAAGAAMIGSCCGSTPTFTGAIVAEVADMDVVEVEGRGYAGTVLAGPRRVVTLGATAPMRVVGERINPTGKRALADSLRAGSMSIVRSFAGDQQEAGADLLDVNVGAAGVDAVATLPAAVLALVGTTDLPLVIDTTDFAALEAALRIYPGRALINSVNGDPASIAAVLPLAARYGAAMVVLALDDAGIPASIDGRVAVVERVRKAAHEAGLSDDALVVDALVMTAATDPGAPRVTLGALAAAHERGLATILGVSNVSHGLPDRPLLNAAFLGAAAEAGLDAALLNPNDHVVMEALRTVNVARAAQDAGVIGHGEDAWAAWDAAYAAALAHAASGTEALAGASGAGEGAADPATALEAAVLRGDTDGAPALIDAVIAGGLAAEDVISAVLAPAIQRLGDAYGRGEVFLPQLMVAAEAMKAAVAQVKTHLPEGGAGISAGRVVFATVKGDIHSIGKDICVSLLESQGFEVTDLGVDVAGEAVVTAAADADAVCLSALMTTTLPAMRATVDAVRARYSAMPVLVGGAVVTGEWAASIGVGYAADAPGCVRAVREAVAAAGAGVGA, encoded by the coding sequence ATGCCGGACATCATGATGCGCCTTGGACGCGACCTTCTCATCATCGACGGCGCGATGGGGACGATGCTACAGCGTGCCGGGATTCCGGCGGGCGAATGCCCCGAGTTGATCAACGTGACCGCTCCGGAAGTCATCAGCGAGATCCACCGGTTCTACCGGCTTGCAGGCGCTGATTGCGCGACCACGAACACGTTCGGCGGCTCTCGGCCCAAGCTTGCTGAGTACGGCCTCGGCGACCGCGTGGCGGAGCTCAACCGCGCCGCGGTCTACCTGGCCCGCAAAGAAGGCGGGGCGCACATACTGGCCGACGTCGGCCCCACGGGACTCGTCATGGAGCCGCTCGGGTCGGCGACGTTCGAGGAGGTCTTCGCCGCCTTCGCAGAGCAGATGACCGCGCTTGCCGCCGAGAACCCCGACGCCATCATGCTCGAGACATTCACCGATATCGCCGAGGTTCGCTGTGCCGTTATGGCCGCGAAGTCCGTGTGCGATCTGCCGGTCTTCGCGAGCTGCACGTTTGGTGCGTCCGGCCGGATGGACCTCTCCGGCACCGATCCCGAGACCGCGGCGGTGGTCCTGGAAGCCGCAGGCGCTGACGCTGTCGGCATGAACTGCGGGCTGGGGCCGGAGCAGATGCTGCCGCTGGTCGCGCGCATGGTCGCATCCACTCGGCTGCCTGTGTTCGTGCAGCCCAACGCCGGCCTTCCGACGCTTGACGCAAGCGGTGCGACCGTCTTCCCCGGAACGCCCGACGAGATGGCTGCGGCTGCCGTGCAGTTCCGCGCAGCAGGCGCGGCGATGATTGGCTCCTGCTGCGGATCCACGCCGACGTTCACCGGTGCCATCGTCGCCGAGGTCGCCGATATGGACGTCGTCGAGGTGGAGGGTCGCGGGTATGCGGGCACGGTGCTCGCCGGTCCCCGGCGGGTCGTGACGCTGGGGGCGACAGCGCCGATGCGCGTGGTTGGCGAGCGCATCAACCCTACAGGCAAGCGTGCTCTGGCCGATTCGCTCCGAGCTGGCAGCATGAGCATCGTGCGCTCGTTTGCGGGCGATCAGCAGGAGGCCGGTGCGGATCTGCTTGACGTCAACGTAGGCGCTGCGGGCGTTGATGCCGTCGCGACGCTTCCGGCGGCCGTACTGGCGCTGGTCGGCACGACCGATCTGCCGCTTGTGATCGATACCACCGATTTCGCGGCTCTTGAGGCCGCGTTGCGCATCTATCCCGGCCGGGCCCTCATCAACTCCGTGAATGGGGATCCGGCGTCCATCGCGGCGGTCCTGCCGCTTGCCGCCCGCTACGGCGCGGCGATGGTCGTGCTCGCGCTCGATGACGCCGGGATCCCGGCGAGCATTGATGGGCGTGTGGCGGTAGTGGAGCGGGTTCGCAAGGCTGCACACGAGGCTGGGTTGTCCGACGACGCACTGGTGGTCGACGCGCTCGTGATGACGGCGGCAACCGATCCGGGTGCGCCGAGGGTGACGCTGGGCGCGCTTGCCGCGGCGCATGAGCGTGGGCTGGCGACCATCCTCGGAGTGTCGAACGTGAGCCACGGGTTGCCCGATAGGCCGCTGCTCAACGCCGCGTTTCTTGGCGCTGCGGCAGAGGCGGGGCTGGACGCGGCGCTGCTGAATCCTAACGATCATGTGGTGATGGAGGCGCTGCGCACGGTCAATGTGGCGCGCGCGGCGCAGGACGCAGGCGTGATCGGCCATGGCGAGGATGCGTGGGCGGCATGGGACGCGGCGTACGCGGCCGCTCTGGCTCACGCCGCCAGCGGCACCGAGGCGCTTGCGGGCGCTTCCGGCGCCGGTGAGGGCGCGGCTGATCCGGCGACGGCGCTTGAGGCCGCCGTGCTCCGCGGCGACACCGACGGCGCGCCTGCGTTGATCGACGCCGTGATCGCGGGTGGCTTGGCCGCCGAGGACGTCATCAGCGCCGTACTGGCGCCGGCGATCCAGCGCTTGGGCGACGCGTACGGGCGCGGCGAGGTCTTCCTGCCGCAGCTGATGGTGGCTGCCGAGGCGATGAAAGCCGCCGTCGCGCAAGTCAAGACGCACCTGCCTGAGGGCGGCGCGGGGATCTCGGCTGGGAGGGTGGTTTTTGCGACCGTGAAGGGCGACATCCACTCCATCGGCAAGGATATCTGCGTCTCGCTGCTCGAGAGCCAAGGCTTCGAAGTCACCGATCTGGGCGTCGACGTTGCCGGCGAGGCGGTGGTTACCGCCGCGGCGGACGCGGATGCCGTGTGTCTCTCGGCACTCATGACGACGACGCTGCCGGCGATGCGCGCGACCGTGGATGCGGTGCGGGCGCGGTACTCGGCGATGCCGGTTCTGGTCGGCGGGGCGGTCGTGACCGGCGAGTGGGCTGCCTCCATCGGCGTGGGCTACGCTGCCGACGCACCCGGGTGCGTGCGCGCTGTGCGCGAGGCTGTCGCGGCCGCAGGGGCCGGTGTCGGCGCATGA
- a CDS encoding flavodoxin family protein, producing MRIVAIDASPTRGVVSFSVETAAQAAASSGADISRVRLSELRIHSCTGCGMCRYTGRCKIPDDLPSLADAIAQADGVIFGMPSYFRHPDEHLRAALERLQHFFPDDRQLVLPGTARSGAPSHAQKRAVIITACNAPEPLATFFGYTTGPIRELRQALAITKIRTIGSLALTGSWGRQSFDDWEHDRASSLGRMLAGKA from the coding sequence ATGAGGATTGTCGCGATCGACGCCAGCCCGACACGAGGCGTGGTGAGCTTTTCGGTGGAAACGGCCGCACAGGCGGCTGCCTCGAGCGGCGCAGACATCAGCCGGGTTCGTTTGTCGGAACTCAGGATCCACAGCTGCACGGGTTGCGGTATGTGCCGCTACACGGGACGCTGCAAGATCCCCGACGATCTCCCCTCTCTGGCTGATGCGATCGCGCAAGCCGATGGCGTGATCTTCGGCATGCCTTCGTACTTCCGGCACCCCGACGAGCATCTGAGGGCGGCGCTTGAGAGGCTGCAGCACTTCTTCCCGGACGACAGACAACTTGTGCTGCCAGGCACTGCGCGATCCGGGGCACCATCACATGCCCAGAAGCGCGCGGTTATCATCACCGCCTGCAACGCTCCTGAACCTCTGGCGACCTTCTTCGGCTACACGACCGGCCCCATCCGCGAGCTGCGGCAAGCACTGGCAATCACCAAGATCAGGACAATTGGATCTCTCGCACTCACGGGCAGTTGGGGACGACAGTCGTTCGACGACTGGGAACATGACAGGGCGAGTTCACTCGGCCGAATGCTGGCAGGAAAAGCATAG
- a CDS encoding methylenetetrahydrofolate reductase has protein sequence MSRFRDTLVRGEFVVTGEVAPPHGTDYSAMRESVRKLAPLCHALNVTDNQGATLHLSSLAASKVVLDSGGGCEPIFQQTCRDRNRLALQSDLLAAWTLGLENVLVVTGDDPRGGDHPKCKGVFDLDSTQLIEVTASLNAGIDMNGSKLDGGTGFYIGGALFPEAEPWEIQMERALGKIEAGAEFFQTQAITDIDKFARTVEALRPTGVKIIAGVLLLKSPRVVRFINENLAGLMIPDHIADRIARAEKPLEEAIALATEQVRELAQIADGIHIMPLGADDAVGRILEGAGIPTPNA, from the coding sequence ATGAGCCGCTTTCGCGACACGCTGGTGCGCGGCGAGTTCGTGGTGACCGGCGAGGTCGCGCCGCCGCACGGCACCGACTACTCGGCGATGCGCGAGAGTGTGCGCAAGCTTGCGCCGCTGTGCCATGCGCTCAACGTGACCGACAACCAGGGCGCCACGCTGCACCTGTCGTCGCTGGCGGCCTCGAAGGTGGTCCTGGACTCGGGCGGCGGGTGCGAACCGATCTTCCAGCAGACCTGCCGGGACCGAAACCGCCTCGCGCTGCAAAGCGACTTGCTTGCGGCCTGGACGCTGGGGCTGGAAAACGTGCTCGTGGTCACCGGCGACGACCCGCGCGGCGGGGACCACCCCAAGTGCAAAGGCGTCTTCGACCTGGACTCGACGCAGCTCATCGAAGTCACCGCGAGCCTGAACGCCGGCATCGACATGAACGGTTCCAAGCTCGACGGCGGAACCGGCTTCTACATCGGCGGGGCGCTGTTCCCTGAGGCTGAGCCGTGGGAGATCCAGATGGAGCGCGCGCTGGGCAAGATCGAGGCAGGCGCCGAGTTCTTCCAGACCCAGGCGATCACCGATATCGACAAGTTCGCACGCACGGTGGAGGCGCTGCGCCCCACAGGCGTCAAGATCATCGCCGGTGTGCTGCTGCTCAAGAGCCCGCGCGTGGTGCGCTTCATCAACGAGAACCTCGCCGGCCTCATGATCCCCGACCACATCGCCGATCGCATCGCCCGCGCCGAGAAGCCTCTTGAGGAAGCTATCGCGCTGGCGACCGAGCAGGTGCGCGAGCTTGCGCAGATCGCCGACGGGATCCACATCATGCCGCTGGGCGCAGATGACGCCGTCGGGCGCATTCTTGAGGGCGCAGGAATTCCGACTCCGAACGCGTAG
- a CDS encoding EamA family transporter translates to MSALSHRTKVILAMLTLYVVWGTTYLGIKVGIDANLPPTLFAGIRQLPAALLMFAIAASRGASLKISPRDLRISVIVGILLICGGQYFTFLAEVSIPSGISALVVALLPLWIALAESAFPDMQRPGRLGWLGLAVAFAGLGILLWPRIVDMSTNSHELLGIGLQVLGGWLWAAGTIYSKRHPVKANNMVMTAYEMLAAGCVLLILGSFLGEWPLLHFTPKGLGALAYLAVFGSALAFTAFTYALKHLPASKVMTYAYVNPVIAVFAGALAGRLGLVPPEPITAVTLIGMVVIVGGVALATSAPVLPPRKESGIRPSGSEAAEAVPSEV, encoded by the coding sequence ATGTCCGCCCTGTCACACCGCACCAAAGTCATTCTCGCCATGCTCACGTTGTACGTCGTCTGGGGCACAACGTACCTCGGCATCAAAGTCGGCATCGACGCGAATCTACCGCCCACGCTCTTCGCCGGCATCCGTCAACTTCCCGCCGCGCTACTCATGTTCGCGATCGCAGCCTCTCGCGGCGCTTCCCTCAAGATCTCGCCGCGCGACCTGCGGATATCGGTGATCGTTGGAATCCTGCTCATCTGCGGCGGCCAGTACTTCACCTTCCTCGCCGAGGTCTCGATTCCGTCGGGCATCTCGGCGCTGGTTGTGGCCTTGCTGCCGCTCTGGATCGCGCTTGCCGAGTCGGCGTTTCCCGATATGCAGCGACCTGGACGGCTCGGCTGGCTTGGCTTGGCGGTCGCATTCGCGGGGCTCGGGATCCTGCTGTGGCCACGCATCGTTGACATGTCGACCAACAGCCACGAGCTGCTTGGGATCGGACTTCAAGTACTGGGAGGCTGGCTGTGGGCCGCGGGCACTATCTACAGCAAGCGCCACCCCGTCAAAGCCAACAACATGGTGATGACGGCCTACGAGATGCTGGCCGCGGGGTGTGTGCTGCTCATTCTGGGAAGCTTCCTCGGTGAGTGGCCACTTCTGCATTTCACTCCGAAAGGCCTGGGCGCGCTTGCCTACCTCGCCGTATTCGGAAGTGCGCTCGCCTTCACGGCGTTCACGTACGCCCTCAAGCATCTCCCTGCAAGCAAGGTCATGACGTACGCCTACGTGAATCCCGTCATTGCGGTGTTCGCCGGCGCGCTCGCCGGACGCCTCGGACTCGTGCCGCCGGAGCCGATTACAGCAGTGACATTAATCGGCATGGTGGTGATCGTTGGCGGCGTTGCGCTGGCCACCTCGGCGCCGGTCCTACCGCCTCGGAAGGAGTCTGGAATCCGCCCAAGCGGGTCCGAAGCGGCCGAAGCGGTCCCCAGCGAGGTCTGA
- a CDS encoding 5,10-methylenetetrahydrofolate reductase: MIITKPRDWNRIRANLAEVGARSVFIMGCGQCATTSKTGGEPEVLAAKATLEADGFAVAGWAVGEVACHLGGTRLDMRKHAGLLEAADAVLVLSCGAGVQTVAESIAKPVFPGLESVFLGNVIRHGVFEERCQMCGDCVLDKTAGICPVTTCPKGLLNGPCGGMWDGKCEVLTDRECTHVKIHRRLAEQGRTRSGALAPKDYSAKLKPGSVNLRETKGSGGGPR; the protein is encoded by the coding sequence ATGATCATCACGAAGCCCAGGGACTGGAACCGCATCCGCGCGAATCTCGCTGAGGTCGGCGCGAGGAGCGTCTTCATCATGGGCTGCGGCCAGTGTGCGACCACGTCGAAGACCGGGGGCGAGCCGGAGGTTCTGGCCGCCAAGGCGACGCTGGAGGCCGACGGGTTCGCGGTCGCGGGCTGGGCAGTGGGCGAGGTCGCCTGCCACCTCGGCGGGACGCGCCTGGACATGCGCAAGCACGCAGGTCTGCTCGAGGCGGCCGACGCCGTGCTCGTGCTGTCGTGCGGCGCGGGAGTTCAGACCGTCGCCGAGAGCATCGCAAAGCCGGTCTTTCCGGGGCTTGAGAGCGTGTTTCTGGGCAACGTGATTCGGCACGGGGTGTTCGAGGAGCGCTGTCAGATGTGCGGAGACTGCGTGCTCGACAAGACCGCCGGCATCTGTCCGGTCACGACCTGCCCCAAAGGGCTGCTCAACGGCCCGTGCGGCGGCATGTGGGACGGCAAGTGCGAGGTGCTCACCGATCGCGAGTGCACACACGTGAAGATTCACCGCCGGCTTGCCGAGCAGGGCCGTACCAGATCGGGCGCGCTGGCGCCCAAGGATTACTCGGCGAAACTGAAGCCGGGTTCGGTGAACCTGAGAGAAACCAAAGGCAGCGGGGGTGGGCCGCGATGA
- a CDS encoding NUDIX hydrolase, producing MTKYCYDYARPALTADTVALAGPAGARKALLIRRGAEPYLGRWALPGGFVDEGERLEDAARRELAEETGLAWSGAMIPVAAFGDPGRDPRGWNVCAAYVADVGPEMPEVLGGDDAAEAAWFPLDALPSPLAFDHDEIVEAAVRRLRSVMALR from the coding sequence ATGACGAAGTACTGCTACGACTACGCCCGGCCCGCGCTGACCGCCGACACAGTCGCTCTCGCGGGTCCAGCCGGGGCGCGAAAGGCGCTGCTCATCCGCCGCGGCGCCGAGCCGTACCTCGGCAGGTGGGCGCTTCCGGGAGGTTTCGTGGACGAAGGGGAGCGCCTCGAGGACGCCGCCCGTCGCGAGCTTGCCGAGGAGACCGGCCTGGCTTGGAGCGGTGCGATGATTCCGGTGGCTGCGTTCGGCGATCCCGGGCGCGATCCGCGCGGCTGGAACGTGTGTGCGGCCTACGTGGCCGACGTGGGACCGGAAATGCCCGAGGTTCTCGGCGGGGACGATGCCGCAGAGGCTGCGTGGTTCCCGCTCGACGCGCTGCCCTCGCCGCTGGCCTTCGATCACGACGAGATCGTGGAAGCCGCAGTACGGCGTCTACGCAGTGTTATGGCACTACGCTAA
- a CDS encoding PadR family transcriptional regulator, protein MSLEAAILGFLSDRPRSGYDLKTRGFDISLKDLWTADQAQIYRTLERLQTARLVTSKRKRQSGKPDRRIYDVTPAGRAFLSGWLAETTPLPPARDALLLRMYFSAELPDEHLVASLSARREFHQDRLNHLRSQLLAPQTAEVAADPRAEGLREMAVDGAIASERAAIDWLDNCIEIIKRGKLPAAIEADGGAALFGRGIG, encoded by the coding sequence GTGTCTCTAGAGGCGGCGATTCTCGGCTTTCTGAGCGATCGGCCGCGCTCCGGCTATGACCTCAAGACGCGGGGCTTCGACATCTCCCTCAAGGACCTCTGGACGGCCGATCAAGCGCAGATCTACCGGACGCTGGAGCGCCTGCAGACGGCCCGGCTCGTGACGTCCAAGCGCAAGCGTCAGTCCGGCAAGCCCGATCGCCGCATCTACGACGTCACCCCGGCAGGACGCGCGTTCTTGTCCGGCTGGCTTGCAGAGACGACCCCCCTTCCGCCCGCCAGAGACGCGCTCCTGCTGCGGATGTACTTCAGTGCCGAGCTCCCCGACGAGCATCTGGTGGCGTCCTTGTCGGCAAGACGGGAATTCCACCAGGACCGGCTCAATCACCTGCGATCCCAGCTGCTGGCTCCGCAGACGGCTGAGGTGGCTGCCGACCCGCGGGCTGAAGGCCTGCGGGAGATGGCGGTTGACGGCGCCATCGCGTCAGAGCGCGCCGCAATCGACTGGCTGGACAACTGCATCGAGATCATCAAACGCGGCAAGCTTCCCGCCGCAATCGAGGCTGATGGGGGCGCGGCCCTCTTCGGAAGGGGAATCGGATGA
- the lpdA gene encoding dihydrolipoyl dehydrogenase, which produces MRIAVLGGGPGGYAAAFEAARLGAEVTLIERSRLGGTCLNWGCVPTKTILRSAHIVKDTAEAEEFGLVAQRATVDIDRLRVRKEGVVDDLVGQIEATAKRLKVRVVYGTGRLVADAPHTIEVELTGGGAETISADAVILATGSEVFKLPNIDHDLEGVWTSDEAVALSEIPGDIVIIGGGVIGLEFACAYAAFGSKVTVVELMDQVLPGNDKRVVKLAQSRLEAMGVEFHLGDAVESVKRADGRMLSTLRSGAVLESDIVMSAVGRVPNSAGFGFAEAGVEFDRRAIKVDEFFSTNVANVYAIGDLIGGMMLAHVAEEEGVLAARNAIAQLAGEGAALSSMCYDCVPACVYTFPEVAVVGATRDAAKADGIDAIQAVAKFAANGKALGEGEGDGFVQLVAEKGTGRILGCQIVGPHAVEIIHEVALAMAHGITVGGIAHTVHAHPTVSEVIKMAAADAASKV; this is translated from the coding sequence ATGCGGATCGCAGTCCTTGGTGGAGGTCCCGGCGGATATGCCGCGGCGTTTGAGGCGGCCAGGCTCGGCGCCGAGGTCACGCTCATCGAGCGCAGCAGGCTCGGCGGTACGTGTCTGAACTGGGGCTGCGTGCCCACGAAGACCATTCTGCGCTCGGCGCACATCGTCAAGGACACCGCGGAAGCCGAGGAGTTCGGCCTCGTCGCGCAGCGCGCCACCGTCGATATCGATCGCCTGCGGGTCCGCAAAGAGGGCGTTGTCGACGATCTGGTGGGCCAGATCGAAGCTACCGCCAAGCGTCTGAAGGTTCGCGTGGTCTATGGCACCGGCCGCTTGGTGGCTGACGCTCCGCACACCATCGAAGTCGAGCTCACTGGGGGCGGTGCCGAGACCATCTCGGCGGATGCCGTGATTCTGGCAACGGGCTCGGAAGTCTTCAAGCTCCCCAACATCGACCACGACCTTGAGGGCGTGTGGACAAGCGATGAAGCGGTCGCGCTCTCCGAGATCCCCGGCGACATCGTCATCATCGGCGGCGGCGTGATCGGGCTGGAGTTCGCCTGCGCGTACGCCGCGTTTGGCAGCAAGGTCACCGTGGTCGAGCTGATGGACCAGGTGCTGCCCGGTAACGACAAGCGCGTGGTGAAGCTGGCGCAGAGCAGGCTCGAGGCCATGGGTGTGGAGTTCCACCTCGGCGACGCGGTTGAGAGCGTTAAGCGCGCCGACGGGCGCATGCTCTCCACGCTGCGCTCGGGCGCCGTACTGGAAAGCGACATCGTGATGAGCGCCGTGGGGCGCGTTCCCAACTCGGCAGGTTTCGGTTTCGCCGAAGCGGGCGTCGAGTTTGACCGTCGCGCGATCAAGGTTGACGAGTTCTTCTCCACCAACGTCGCGAACGTTTACGCGATCGGCGACCTTATCGGCGGGATGATGCTTGCGCACGTCGCCGAGGAGGAAGGCGTGCTGGCTGCCCGAAACGCGATCGCGCAGCTCGCGGGCGAGGGTGCCGCACTGTCGTCGATGTGCTACGACTGCGTGCCGGCATGCGTGTACACGTTCCCCGAGGTCGCGGTCGTTGGCGCCACGCGCGACGCTGCCAAGGCCGACGGAATCGACGCGATTCAGGCGGTCGCGAAGTTCGCCGCCAACGGCAAGGCGCTGGGCGAGGGCGAGGGCGATGGCTTCGTGCAGCTTGTCGCCGAGAAGGGCACCGGACGCATTCTGGGTTGCCAGATCGTCGGACCGCACGCGGTCGAGATCATCCACGAGGTTGCGCTTGCGATGGCGCACGGGAT